Proteins encoded by one window of Chryseobacterium foetidum:
- a CDS encoding S46 family peptidase — translation MIKRNILIASAFFSFSLGFAQQYGGMWIPTELNEKEMKDLGMKISAKDIFNTQKPSIKDAVVQFNGGCTAEIISPKGLLLTNHHCGYSQIQSHSTVQNDLLSNGFWAKNTGEELANPGVTVDFIVDIKDVTKEILQGNPHLDAATINANIQKVQSTIKTESGQKVMVRPMYYGNKYYAFVIDTFKDIRLVGAPPQSIGKFGSDTDNWVWPRHTGDFSMFRIYADKNNRPAEYSKDNIPYVPKHFLPVSIKDKKENDFTFVYGFPGRTTEYLPSIAVDKIMKDTDPARIAVRDVALKTLDEKMRADDATRIKYASKYASVANYWKKWIGEVEGLKKSNAVQKKAAYEQTLIAKNPDIKTTIDQLNQLYNEQAPYALNNAYYTETIRNAETLTLANFYSSYITAVESGKMDEKNTAAFKNRLASFYKDYSAELDAKVTAKLLALYANKTASQFLPAGFDKYKNEAQNLQTIETLSKNSVITGRSEINGASLSGDIDKAFSNPDKLVKAIKKDEMYILFSSLKDTYSKTADIQYTSLQAKIDVLQKKFMAQQMETDKDRKFFPDANSTMRVTYGKVKGSSPRDAVSYDYQTHLAGVVEKYVPGDYEFDVPQKLLDLYNKKDYGVYKDKSGDVPVGFTATNHTTGGNSGSPALDAQGNLIGLNFDRQWEGTMSDINYDPRFSRNIMVDTKYILFIIDKFADSKWLIDEMKIVK, via the coding sequence ATGATAAAACGTAATATTCTGATTGCCTCTGCATTCTTCAGTTTCTCTCTGGGATTTGCTCAGCAATACGGTGGAATGTGGATCCCGACTGAGCTTAACGAAAAAGAAATGAAGGATCTGGGTATGAAAATTTCTGCCAAAGATATATTTAACACTCAAAAACCAAGTATTAAAGATGCTGTAGTTCAGTTTAACGGCGGTTGTACTGCCGAAATCATCTCTCCTAAAGGCCTTTTGCTGACCAATCATCACTGTGGATACAGCCAGATTCAGTCGCATTCTACAGTTCAGAATGATTTACTTTCAAACGGCTTCTGGGCGAAAAATACGGGTGAAGAATTGGCAAATCCCGGAGTAACAGTAGATTTCATCGTTGACATTAAAGACGTTACCAAAGAGATTCTTCAGGGAAATCCTCATTTGGATGCAGCTACCATCAATGCCAACATCCAAAAGGTACAGTCGACGATTAAAACCGAATCCGGACAGAAGGTGATGGTACGACCGATGTATTACGGAAATAAATATTATGCTTTTGTAATTGATACTTTCAAAGACATCCGTTTGGTGGGTGCACCGCCGCAAAGCATCGGGAAATTTGGTTCAGACACCGACAACTGGGTTTGGCCAAGACATACGGGAGATTTCTCAATGTTCAGAATTTATGCTGACAAAAACAACAGACCTGCAGAATATTCTAAAGACAATATTCCTTATGTTCCGAAACACTTCCTGCCGGTTTCCATTAAAGACAAAAAAGAGAACGATTTCACTTTCGTATACGGGTTTCCGGGAAGAACTACAGAATATCTTCCGTCGATCGCCGTCGACAAAATCATGAAAGATACAGACCCTGCGAGAATTGCAGTACGTGATGTTGCTCTGAAAACTTTAGACGAAAAAATGCGTGCTGACGATGCAACGCGTATCAAATATGCCTCAAAATACGCTTCCGTTGCCAATTACTGGAAAAAATGGATCGGCGAAGTGGAAGGTTTAAAAAAATCTAACGCAGTTCAGAAAAAAGCGGCTTACGAGCAAACTTTAATCGCGAAGAATCCTGATATTAAAACAACAATCGATCAGTTGAATCAGCTGTATAATGAGCAGGCTCCTTACGCTTTAAACAATGCTTATTATACTGAAACCATCAGAAATGCGGAAACATTAACGCTTGCCAATTTTTATTCAAGCTACATCACAGCAGTGGAATCCGGGAAAATGGATGAGAAAAATACAGCCGCTTTCAAAAACCGTCTGGCATCGTTCTACAAAGATTACAGCGCAGAACTGGATGCAAAAGTAACCGCAAAACTTTTAGCGCTTTATGCCAATAAAACCGCTTCTCAGTTTTTACCTGCAGGATTTGACAAGTACAAAAACGAAGCTCAAAATCTTCAGACCATAGAAACTTTATCTAAAAATTCTGTGATCACAGGAAGATCTGAGATCAATGGAGCAAGCCTCTCCGGAGATATTGATAAAGCTTTTTCTAATCCGGATAAACTGGTAAAAGCCATTAAAAAGGATGAAATGTACATTCTTTTCAGCAGTCTGAAAGATACTTATTCTAAAACTGCAGATATTCAGTACACATCTTTGCAAGCTAAAATTGATGTTTTGCAGAAGAAATTTATGGCTCAGCAAATGGAAACGGATAAAGACAGAAAATTCTTCCCCGATGCCAATTCCACCATGAGAGTGACTTACGGAAAAGTGAAAGGTTCAAGTCCGAGAGATGCTGTTTCTTACGATTACCAAACCCATTTGGCTGGTGTTGTGGAGAAATATGTTCCGGGAGATTATGAATTTGATGTTCCGCAAAAACTGCTTGATCTTTATAACAAAAAGGATTACGGAGTTTACAAAGACAAATCCGGTGACGTTCCTGTAGGATTTACAGCAACCAATCACACCACTGGAGGAAACTCAGGTTCGCCGGCCCTGGATGCTCAGGGAAATCTTATAGGACTGAACTTCGACAGACAGTGGGAAGGAACGATGAGCGACATCAATTACGACCCGCGATTCAGCAGAAACATTATGGTTGACACGAAATATATTCTTTTCATCATCGATAAATTTGCCGATTCCAAGTGGCTGATTGACGAAATGAAAATTGTGAAGTAA
- a CDS encoding polysaccharide deacetylase family protein: protein MFKKVIINTLARFENENFSGNFPLDYCLPVYHNVSNEHLPHLRQIVNYKNEKEFKADLDCLSRSFQWVTFDEFKDYVKGNFKPKKKIALLTFDDGYREFYDVVIPILERKGIYAMNFVNPAFIDNKDLMFRCKVSLVLEVMNAMKITDNFLQNVSFKEKFSLDRIAPTFGIDFNTYLDEKKPYLTFEQLNKITEKGYGISSHGWDHPLYNNLDLSEQLENTVQSYSFMKENNFHYESFAFPFTDFGVEKVFFDELFKNDDIFCTFGSAGVKTDSVARNFQRIPMETGENAETILKKEIAYFKLKKHLNKNHIQRK, encoded by the coding sequence ATGTTCAAAAAGGTAATCATTAATACTCTGGCTCGTTTCGAGAATGAAAATTTTTCCGGAAATTTCCCATTGGATTATTGTCTGCCCGTCTATCACAACGTTTCCAACGAGCATCTTCCCCACCTCAGGCAAATCGTCAATTACAAAAATGAAAAAGAGTTTAAAGCAGATCTCGACTGTCTGTCGCGGAGTTTTCAATGGGTAACATTTGATGAATTTAAGGACTATGTGAAAGGTAATTTTAAGCCTAAAAAAAAGATTGCCCTGCTTACTTTTGATGATGGTTACAGAGAATTTTATGATGTTGTAATTCCTATTCTGGAAAGGAAAGGAATTTATGCAATGAACTTTGTGAATCCTGCATTTATAGACAATAAAGATTTGATGTTCCGCTGCAAAGTAAGTCTGGTGCTTGAAGTGATGAATGCGATGAAGATTACAGACAATTTTCTGCAGAATGTTTCATTTAAAGAGAAGTTTTCCCTGGATAGAATTGCACCCACTTTTGGAATCGATTTTAATACGTATCTCGATGAGAAAAAACCGTATCTTACTTTTGAACAGTTAAATAAAATCACAGAAAAAGGTTACGGAATTTCATCGCACGGCTGGGATCATCCGCTTTATAACAATTTAGATCTTTCTGAGCAACTTGAAAATACCGTTCAAAGCTATTCTTTCATGAAAGAAAACAATTTTCATTATGAAAGTTTTGCGTTTCCCTTTACCGATTTTGGCGTTGAAAAAGTTTTTTTTGACGAACTATTTAAAAATGATGATATCTTCTGTACTTTCGGAAGTGCAGGTGTAAAAACAGATTCTGTTGCCCGAAATTTCCAAAGAATTCCGATGGAGACAGGTGAAAATGCAGAAACGATTTTAAAAAAGGAAATTGCCTATTTCAAACTGAAAAAACATCTCAACAAAAACCATATCCAGAGAAAATGA
- a CDS encoding MgtC/SapB family protein, producing the protein MDFLKDHSIQNELVLIFISVFLGLCIGAEREYRNKSAGLRTFILVCFGSCLFTILSVKIGIKDPDRLAANIITGIGFLGAGVIFKGDNKIDGITTATTIWATASVGMAVGAGYVYLSLLGTVLILLILSSLSYFQNFIDQNHKLREYKITVSKPEDLKYCENLFKTHQLKFTVVKQQFSKENLSTGWLLTGKNKNHEMLIQQMMHDEKINSFQF; encoded by the coding sequence ATGGATTTCCTGAAAGACCACTCTATCCAAAACGAGCTCGTACTCATTTTTATCTCTGTGTTTCTCGGTCTTTGCATCGGCGCAGAAAGGGAATACAGAAATAAATCGGCGGGTCTGAGAACTTTTATTCTTGTCTGTTTCGGCTCGTGTCTGTTCACCATTCTTTCCGTAAAAATAGGAATTAAAGATCCTGACCGTCTCGCCGCCAATATTATCACCGGAATCGGATTTTTAGGAGCCGGCGTTATTTTTAAAGGTGACAATAAAATCGATGGAATTACCACTGCTACAACGATCTGGGCAACAGCATCTGTCGGCATGGCGGTGGGCGCAGGCTACGTATATTTATCGCTTTTAGGAACTGTTTTGATTCTGTTGATTCTGAGTTCGCTCAGCTATTTTCAAAACTTTATCGACCAGAATCACAAATTACGGGAATATAAAATTACAGTTTCAAAACCTGAAGATCTGAAATACTGCGAAAATCTTTTTAAAACTCATCAACTGAAATTCACGGTTGTAAAACAGCAGTTTTCAAAAGAAAATTTGAGCACAGGCTGGCTGCTGACGGGCAAAAATAAAAATCACGAGATGCTGATTCAGCAAATGATGCATGATGAAAAAATAAATTCTTTTCAGTTTTAA
- the ligA gene encoding NAD-dependent DNA ligase LigA encodes MSENIQQKIERLRKELNQHNENYYLMDEPSISDLEFDLLLKELQDLEVKHPEFHDDNSPTVRVGGGVTKIFPTIQHQFRMYSLDNSYDYDDLADWEKRIIKTIDEPVEFVAELKYDGASISILYENGKLVQAVTRGDGFQGDEITSNVKTISDIPVKLNGDFPERFFMRGEIYLTRKNFDKINKQREEEGLDLFMNPRNTASGSLKMQDSAEVRKRRLSSVLYQFVSQEVPAETHWELLHQAQNWGFTISAQAKLCKTLQEVKDFISFWDTERHNLPFEIDGIVLKVNSLKQQRQLGYTAKSPRWAMAYKFKAEKVETELEKVTYQVGRTGAITPVANLKPVLLAGTTVKRASLHNEDIIKKLGLHEHDFVYVEKGGEIIPKIVGVNEEKRTSESKEIEYIKNCPECGTELIKLEDQAIHFCPNDLHCPPQVVGRMIHYVSRKALNIDNLGSETIEQLYNSKLIENPADFYALTKEQILPLERMAEKSAQNIIDGIEKSKEIAFEKVLFGIGIKHVGETVAKKLVKNFNTIDDLKKATAEELCQVEDIGMKIAVSIVDFFNNPENILMLERLKSYGVQLEKGENTNEVLSNALDGKTFLFTGKLSLFTRESAEEMVEKHGGKNISAVSKNLNYLVVGEKAGSKLKKAQDIGTITILDEQQFLDLIG; translated from the coding sequence ATGTCCGAAAACATTCAGCAAAAAATAGAACGGCTCCGCAAAGAACTCAACCAGCACAATGAAAATTATTATCTGATGGATGAGCCGAGCATTTCTGACCTTGAATTTGATTTATTATTAAAGGAACTTCAGGATCTGGAAGTCAAACATCCCGAATTTCACGATGACAATTCCCCGACCGTGCGTGTTGGTGGCGGTGTGACAAAGATTTTCCCGACTATTCAGCATCAGTTCAGAATGTATTCTCTGGATAACTCTTACGATTATGATGATTTGGCAGATTGGGAAAAACGCATCATCAAAACAATTGATGAACCCGTAGAATTTGTTGCTGAATTAAAATATGACGGTGCTTCGATTTCTATTTTATATGAAAACGGAAAACTGGTTCAGGCTGTGACGCGTGGTGACGGTTTTCAGGGTGATGAGATTACTTCTAACGTAAAAACCATTTCGGATATTCCCGTGAAACTGAACGGCGATTTTCCTGAACGCTTTTTTATGCGGGGTGAAATTTATCTGACGAGAAAAAACTTCGATAAAATCAACAAACAGCGTGAGGAAGAAGGTCTTGACCTCTTCATGAACCCTAGAAATACGGCAAGCGGAAGTTTGAAAATGCAGGACAGCGCGGAGGTGAGAAAACGAAGACTGTCTTCGGTTCTGTACCAGTTTGTTTCGCAGGAAGTTCCGGCTGAAACCCATTGGGAACTGCTTCATCAGGCTCAGAATTGGGGATTTACGATTTCGGCTCAGGCAAAACTCTGCAAAACACTTCAGGAAGTTAAAGATTTCATCAGCTTTTGGGATACAGAAAGACATAATCTACCTTTTGAAATTGACGGAATTGTACTGAAAGTTAACTCATTGAAGCAACAGAGACAGCTCGGTTACACTGCAAAATCTCCCCGTTGGGCGATGGCTTATAAATTTAAAGCTGAAAAAGTAGAAACCGAACTTGAAAAAGTGACGTATCAAGTTGGAAGAACGGGAGCGATTACACCTGTTGCGAATCTTAAACCGGTTTTATTGGCAGGAACAACCGTAAAACGTGCTTCTCTTCACAACGAAGACATTATTAAAAAACTCGGTCTGCACGAGCACGATTTTGTGTATGTGGAAAAAGGTGGTGAGATTATTCCAAAAATCGTCGGCGTTAATGAGGAGAAAAGAACTTCTGAAAGCAAAGAAATTGAATACATCAAAAACTGTCCGGAATGCGGAACTGAATTGATAAAACTGGAAGATCAGGCGATACATTTTTGCCCGAATGATTTACATTGTCCCCCACAGGTTGTAGGTAGAATGATTCATTACGTTTCAAGAAAAGCCTTAAATATTGACAATTTGGGAAGTGAAACGATTGAACAGCTATATAATTCAAAACTTATTGAAAATCCTGCTGATTTTTATGCTTTAACGAAAGAACAGATTCTGCCTCTGGAAAGAATGGCTGAAAAATCGGCTCAGAATATCATCGACGGAATCGAAAAATCGAAAGAGATTGCTTTTGAAAAAGTGTTGTTTGGGATTGGTATTAAACACGTTGGAGAAACCGTTGCGAAAAAACTGGTGAAGAATTTCAATACTATTGATGACTTGAAAAAAGCGACTGCTGAAGAGTTGTGTCAAGTGGAAGATATTGGGATGAAAATCGCGGTGAGCATCGTTGATTTCTTCAATAATCCTGAAAATATTCTGATGCTTGAAAGATTAAAATCTTATGGTGTTCAATTAGAAAAAGGAGAAAACACCAATGAAGTTTTATCGAATGCTTTAGATGGAAAAACCTTTTTGTTCACCGGAAAATTATCCCTTTTCACCCGAGAATCTGCTGAAGAAATGGTAGAAAAACATGGCGGAAAAAATATTTCTGCGGTTTCTAAAAATTTAAATTATCTGGTGGTTGGCGAAAAAGCAGGAAGCAAACTGAAAAAAGCACAGGATATCGGGACAATTACGATTCTGGATGAACAACAGTTTTTGGATTTGATTGGATAG
- a CDS encoding T9SS type A sorting domain-containing protein, which produces MKTKLLLAAGLFLFCHLHHFAQNVILAVNSTTKTVAQLNATDGTVINANFINLSSLSPGTIKGIIRVQDKIWISDQTDNVIYIYNLDGTYSSTIPSTVGLSNIRGLNVVNNEVWVTNAGTANGATANSIRRLSFSGTSLGVYPTLGSPFDALDTGSGTAYITSFDSAGIQTMNYAGTVTGNFVNSGVFTGIQQITKLQNGNYLIAVFSNNNSAGNNAGVYHLSATNGSILNSYLVGGARGCAQMGNGNYLYTTGSGVYSINATTGATSLLVSGGYQYLKALDLTLSVSEVKKEIKAKIYPNPTSGIVNVSTENEIESIIIYSLNGQILKTEKINREKKVSVDISGIPSGTYLLKVKTNNGEKTLKIIKK; this is translated from the coding sequence ATGAAAACAAAATTACTTTTAGCAGCAGGCTTGTTTCTGTTTTGCCATCTGCATCATTTTGCACAAAATGTAATTCTAGCAGTAAACTCGACCACCAAAACAGTTGCACAACTGAATGCCACCGACGGAACGGTAATCAATGCCAATTTCATCAACCTTTCATCTCTGAGCCCGGGAACTATTAAAGGAATCATCCGTGTGCAGGATAAAATCTGGATTTCTGACCAGACCGATAATGTGATTTACATCTATAATCTTGATGGAACTTATTCTTCCACCATCCCATCGACAGTAGGTTTAAGTAACATCCGCGGGTTGAATGTTGTTAATAATGAAGTTTGGGTAACGAATGCAGGAACAGCCAACGGAGCAACTGCCAATTCTATACGCAGATTAAGTTTTTCAGGTACATCTCTCGGGGTTTATCCTACGCTCGGATCTCCTTTTGATGCGCTCGACACAGGAAGCGGGACAGCTTATATCACATCTTTTGATTCAGCAGGAATTCAGACAATGAATTATGCGGGAACAGTGACCGGAAATTTTGTGAATTCAGGGGTTTTCACAGGAATTCAGCAGATTACAAAACTGCAGAACGGAAATTATCTGATTGCCGTTTTTTCTAACAATAACAGTGCAGGTAATAATGCAGGCGTCTATCATCTGTCAGCCACAAACGGCAGCATTCTTAATTCTTATTTGGTAGGCGGTGCAAGAGGATGCGCTCAAATGGGAAACGGAAATTATCTCTATACAACAGGAAGCGGTGTTTACAGTATCAACGCGACCACGGGTGCTACTTCATTGCTTGTTTCGGGCGGATATCAATATCTTAAAGCCCTTGATTTAACTTTAAGTGTGAGTGAAGTAAAAAAAGAAATTAAAGCAAAGATTTATCCCAATCCAACAAGCGGAATTGTAAATGTGTCGACTGAAAATGAAATTGAGTCGATCATCATTTATTCTTTGAACGGACAGATCTTAAAAACTGAAAAAATCAACCGCGAGAAAAAAGTCAGCGTTGATATTTCGGGAATTCCATCAGGAACTTATCTTTTAAAAGTAAAAACTAACAATGGTGAAAAAACATTGAAAATTATTAAAAAATAA
- a CDS encoding GNAT family N-acetyltransferase — protein sequence MIELKTLNKSALREFISSGKYRSDAFIPITKHRAESQIKNPKADEDQTLLILAYEGEKLAGYVGCLPDLFLIQGEKFKYAWLSTLFVSNDFRGKRIAQKLLDKAFEEYNGNIAITEFTPEAESLYNKIKVFKYIPAKTGRRFYLKTDFQNIIPAKKLQLKNLKPIFKFSDFIFNSLISFKNSFQEKPDFKFEILSEIDEESKNFISQFPSNRNADEINWFVKNPWILEGEKSDSDYLFSSYSKEFKYFWIKIFDSQDQLETSAILLLRDGHLKIPYLFSENNLKNFTEFLAYFSQKNKVKLMTSYQTDLNSEIENNGNFPKIHSRNTERRYMFHEKMLNHLPDNFTSNFQDGDGDCALT from the coding sequence ATGATTGAGCTGAAAACGCTAAATAAAAGTGCATTACGGGAATTTATTTCTTCAGGAAAATACCGTTCTGATGCCTTCATTCCCATCACAAAACACCGCGCAGAATCTCAGATCAAAAACCCGAAAGCGGATGAGGATCAGACGCTTTTAATATTAGCTTATGAAGGCGAAAAACTGGCAGGCTACGTTGGCTGTCTTCCAGATCTTTTCTTAATTCAAGGCGAAAAATTTAAATACGCATGGCTGAGCACTTTGTTTGTGAGCAACGATTTCAGAGGTAAAAGAATTGCACAAAAGCTTTTGGATAAAGCTTTCGAAGAGTACAACGGAAATATTGCCATCACAGAATTTACTCCCGAAGCTGAAAGTCTCTATAATAAAATTAAAGTTTTCAAATATATTCCGGCAAAAACGGGCAGACGATTTTACCTTAAAACAGATTTCCAAAACATTATTCCGGCGAAAAAACTGCAGTTAAAAAACTTAAAACCTATTTTTAAATTTTCAGATTTTATTTTTAACAGTTTAATTTCATTTAAAAATTCATTTCAGGAAAAACCTGATTTTAAATTCGAAATTCTGTCTGAAATTGATGAGGAAAGTAAAAATTTCATCTCTCAATTTCCTTCCAACCGAAATGCTGATGAAATCAATTGGTTTGTAAAAAATCCATGGATTCTCGAAGGTGAAAAATCTGATTCTGATTATCTATTTTCAAGTTATTCCAAAGAATTTAAATATTTCTGGATTAAAATTTTCGATTCGCAAGATCAACTGGAGACTTCCGCAATCCTGCTTTTGCGTGACGGACATTTAAAAATTCCTTACCTTTTTTCTGAAAATAATCTCAAAAATTTCACAGAATTTCTCGCTTATTTTTCACAAAAAAACAAAGTGAAACTGATGACAAGTTATCAGACTGATTTAAACAGCGAAATTGAAAACAACGGAAACTTCCCGAAAATTCACAGCAGAAATACAGAAAGACGTTATATGTTTCACGAGAAAATGCTGAATCATCTACCGGATAATTTTACATCAAACTTTCAGGATGGAGACGGCGATTGCGCTTTGACCTAA
- a CDS encoding sugar O-acetyltransferase — MNLNEKEKMLRGEMYDATDELLVQERNVCKDLCFDYNQLRPSKIDERKILIKKLFGKTTENFHIEQPFYCDYGYNIEIGENFYTNVNVVILDCAKVTFGDNVFIAPNCGFYTAGHPFDVEERNKALEYAYPITVGNNVWIGAGCSILPGVTIGDNTVIGAGSVVTKDIPSNVLAVGNPCKVIREL; from the coding sequence ATGAATCTGAACGAAAAAGAAAAAATGCTGCGTGGAGAAATGTACGATGCTACAGACGAACTTCTAGTGCAGGAAAGAAATGTCTGCAAAGATCTCTGTTTCGACTACAATCAACTTCGCCCTTCAAAAATTGATGAGAGAAAAATTTTAATCAAAAAACTCTTCGGTAAAACCACAGAAAATTTTCATATCGAGCAACCCTTTTACTGCGATTACGGTTACAATATTGAAATTGGAGAAAATTTTTACACCAACGTCAATGTCGTAATTTTAGACTGTGCAAAAGTGACTTTCGGCGACAATGTTTTTATCGCTCCCAACTGCGGATTTTACACAGCCGGTCACCCTTTTGATGTTGAAGAACGCAACAAAGCTTTGGAATACGCTTACCCAATCACCGTTGGAAATAATGTATGGATTGGCGCTGGCTGCAGCATTCTTCCCGGCGTCACCATTGGCGACAACACGGTAATCGGGGCGGGAAGTGTCGTTACAAAAGATATTCCTTCCAATGTTTTGGCGGTGGGAAATCCATGTAAAGTGATTCGTGAACTTTAA
- a CDS encoding Crp/Fnr family transcriptional regulator, with protein MEKLLSIYKTIDGLSDEEAQYHVSKFKKIVYPKKKLILKEGTTEDYLYFIDKGIIRFFVNKTHLTEPSKQITFSFIAENMFCSAYDSFITRNPCAYNVETVQETTVYRIHFDDLQELYARSAVGNYLGRISAENLYVRKTQREISLLVNSAEERYLNLAKAYPNFISDIPLKHIASYIGITPQALSRIRRRIALT; from the coding sequence ATGGAAAAATTGCTCAGTATTTACAAGACTATCGATGGTCTTTCTGATGAAGAAGCTCAATATCATGTGAGTAAATTTAAAAAAATCGTTTATCCAAAGAAAAAACTCATTCTAAAGGAAGGAACAACAGAAGATTACCTTTACTTCATTGACAAGGGAATCATCCGCTTTTTTGTTAATAAAACACACCTTACCGAACCTTCAAAGCAAATTACTTTTTCGTTTATCGCAGAAAATATGTTCTGCAGCGCTTACGATTCATTCATTACAAGAAACCCGTGTGCATACAACGTTGAAACCGTGCAGGAAACAACGGTTTACAGAATTCACTTTGATGATCTGCAGGAATTATATGCCAGATCTGCGGTTGGAAATTATCTCGGAAGAATTTCTGCGGAAAATCTCTACGTAAGAAAAACCCAGCGCGAAATTTCCTTATTGGTAAACAGTGCCGAAGAACGGTATTTAAATTTAGCCAAAGCCTATCCCAATTTTATTTCAGACATTCCGCTTAAACATATTGCTTCTTACATCGGGATTACGCCTCAGGCGTTAAGCCGCATCAGAAGGCGGATTGCATTAACTTAG
- a CDS encoding glycerophosphodiester phosphodiesterase family protein → MKKFILGFAVLTTAFMNAQTQIIAHRGYFQTNPPTTENSIKALQNAQGLKIYGSEFDVRMSKDGVLVINHDEHHGKMEISETNFKDLAKVKLSNGEKYPTLKDYLRAGKLDKSLKLIVEIKPAKTPELENEMVEKTIKMIREMKLEFQCEYISFSLNICKQIKKLAPDFKVQYLNGELSPQQIKENGLDGMDYHYSVFQKNPTWIAEANALGLITNSWTVNELIIFEDLKAQGIDFVTTNIPDKLKNQ, encoded by the coding sequence ATGAAAAAGTTTATCTTAGGGTTTGCAGTTTTAACGACAGCTTTTATGAATGCACAGACTCAAATTATCGCTCACAGAGGTTATTTCCAAACCAATCCACCGACTACCGAAAATTCAATTAAAGCTTTGCAAAATGCTCAGGGTCTGAAGATTTATGGTTCAGAATTCGATGTGAGAATGTCTAAAGACGGTGTTTTGGTGATTAATCACGACGAGCATCACGGCAAAATGGAAATTTCGGAAACGAATTTCAAAGATTTGGCAAAAGTAAAACTGTCGAATGGTGAAAAATATCCAACACTGAAAGATTATCTGAGAGCCGGAAAACTGGACAAATCCCTGAAACTTATTGTAGAAATAAAACCTGCCAAAACACCGGAGCTGGAAAACGAAATGGTAGAAAAAACCATCAAAATGATCCGTGAAATGAAGCTCGAATTTCAGTGTGAATACATTTCTTTCAGTTTAAATATCTGTAAGCAAATCAAAAAACTGGCTCCTGATTTTAAAGTACAGTATCTGAACGGCGAATTGTCGCCACAGCAGATCAAAGAAAATGGTCTTGATGGAATGGATTATCACTATAGCGTTTTCCAGAAAAATCCGACGTGGATTGCAGAAGCGAATGCTTTAGGTTTAATCACCAATTCGTGGACGGTAAATGAACTTATTATTTTCGAAGATTTAAAAGCTCAGGGAATCGATTTCGTAACCACCAATATTCCGGATAAATTGAAAAATCAATAA